Within the Phaseolus vulgaris cultivar G19833 chromosome 9, P. vulgaris v2.0, whole genome shotgun sequence genome, the region CCCAGGCACCGAACGAGTCAAACTCGGAGCACCCGCACGATGTCTTAAAGGGGAAGATGAAAGCGCTTATGGCATTATACGAGGAGCAAAAGCAGAAGCGTGTCGCTGCAGCTCCCAAGAACCCTTCTTTGGGGCTCTCAAGGGAGAAAAACGGGAGGCGCATTCTGGTGTTCGTGAGGGTGAGGCCGTTGGCGAAGAAGGAAGCGGAAGCGGGTGCGCGGTGCTGCGTCAGAATCGTGGATCGCCGTGACGTTTACCTAACGGAGTTCGCCGCCGAGAAGGATTACCTCAGGTTGAAGAGGCTCAGGGGTCGCCACTTCACCTTCGACGCTTCGTTTCCAGATTCTGCCACTCAGCAGGAAGTTTATTCCTCCACGTGAGTTTCGCTTTTCATTTATTGTAGTATCAAATTATTACTTGTAATTTAGGTATGTCTTTTAGGGAAAGAACGCCGATTGGATGCAATGATCTAGGTGTTGTTTTGTCAATTAAATTCTCTCCTTTTATAGCTCTATCATGGTCAAATTAGAGTTTCTTAGCAAGTTAGTTGTAAGAAAAAATACTGAAGTTATTGTATGCTCTTAGTATCCTCAGATTAGTTAATTTCTCAGGAAACACTTACCATGGAAGAATAgaaaaatgaaatgaatataTTGACAGGTTaagattaatttatataataacatattttaGAAGTTCTCACCTATTAGTTTAAACTAGTTTGAATTTGTAGAGaaacttgttttattttattttgtctaAACGTGTTACACTGATAATAAGGAAATTATCACGAGTTCCATACAATAGTTACTTGATTAGTATAACATTTTGAGAACTTAAGGAATGCGGATGTATTTGATTGAGCTTATTTAGAGTTTTTTACTTCATCTTTTTAAGAGTTGAAAAAAAGAttataatttacaaaatatatataccGACGTGCTTATGTGGTAATTTTTATGTTTAAGAGACTAGGCTCCGTTTTTCTACTCTTTTGCCTTTTGTATTCGCTTGATAAAACTGGGTTTCACTCAACACGGACAGGCACTAATGATAGATGCATTGTGTTCTAAAGActaattttgatttttccatTTGTCTTCATCATTTTAGAAAGAATCATGTTGTTTTGATGTTAATAGCAATAATTTTTTTGGGTGTTATTGATGAGCTAGATCATTTTCTAGTGTTAAATGTGTGTTACATTATACTGCAATTTTGCTTGTTTTGATATGtgtttctttgtattttctctTGTAATTGAGTAATTTGGGCTTGTTTTTTTGAGAACTTCTGTATGCGCATTTTATTACATGGTTGGTTGGTTTGCTTGATAGTGGTTCAGCTGGAAAAAATAGAAGGATGATTGAACTTGTTTTgtcaatattattactaattgAGCTTCAATCTCAATGCGTTTGGGGGTTATTCCACTTTTATATTGTACATGGAAATTAAAACAAGAGAAAAGGGTTTGATAGCAGTATAGAATCTTATTGTGCTTAATTTTTAGCGTGCATTCAAAATTTTTGCTCAGGCAGTCATTTATGTTTCATGGAAAGGTACATTGACTTTACATTTTCAGAACCTCAGAACTTGTGGAAGCAGTCCTGCAAGGGAAGAATGGgtcagttttctgttatggtgcCACTGGAGCCGGAAAGACTTATACTATGCTTGGTACAGTGGAGAGCCCTGGTGTGATGGTGTTGGCAATTAAAGATCTATTTAGTAAAATCAGGATGAGAAGTTGTGATGGAAACCATGCGGTTCATTTGTCCTATCTAGAGGTTTATAATGAAACTGTTAGGGATCTTCTTTCACCTGGAAGAGCTTTGGTTTTAAGAGAAGATAAACAGGTCCACTTTCTTATcttttaaataatgtaaaatctTAGGAAAAATTCAAGAGGGCTTTATTTATTACCTGCTGAGTGAGTCCTTTTATAGCATATGTGATTAGAGAAGATAATGTCTGTTCTGGTGATAAATCTGAGTGGTTTATTTATGGTATTGCTTGGTGCCAGTGTTGGTCATAGTCTTATTTGCAAACGTAAGCAAAGTTTTGATAAAGGCCATCTATACTAGGTGTAAGTAAGGACTTTCTCTTGCAGGTCATCAAATATATGTTAATTGCTCAATAAACACtacttttcaattttatccCTGACATTGTCTAATTATGTTATAGGGGATTGTTGCAGCAGGTCTTACACAATACCGAGCTTATTCCACTGATGAAGTAATATTCTGATCCGATTTGTAAGATTTAAAAGTTTTGACAGCTGTTTGAACTCTCAGaaatttcctttttcttttctttattgttTTAGGTCATGGCATTGCTTCAACAAGGAAATCGAAACAGAACCACAGAACCAACTCGTGCAAACGAAACATCTTCACGCTCTCATGCTATTTTGCAGGTAAAgtttgaaagttaaaaaaagaGCAATCCCTTAAATTGTTGTGATTGTGACATGCTTAATTTGTTATATCTAGGTTTTGGTTGAGTACCGAGTTAGAGATGCTGCAATgaatattattaacaaaatgGGCAAGCTCTCACTGATTGATCTTGCAGGGTCAGAGAGAGCTCTTGCCACagatcaaagaacaattagatcTCTTGAGGGTGCCAACATAAACCGGTCTCTTCTGGCACTAAGTAGTTGCATTAATGCTCTCGTTGAAGGCAAGAAACACATACCATACCGAAATTCAAAACTCACTCAACTTCTCAAGGATTcattaggaggatcttgcaacACTGTCATGATTGCAAACGTTAGCCCAAGTAATCTCTCATTTGGAGAAAACCAGAACACTCTTCATTGGGCTGACAGAGCCAAGGAGATAAGAACAAAGGTCAAATTCTATTTTACCATTTCAAGCTTTCATATACATACTAGTATCTTCCAAATGTTTCCGTATATCAATTTGCATCCACGTTAATTTTTGGATCATCTAAAGAGACATCAGgcatttttctgttttttcaGTTTATCACTTCTACAAAGTACAGTGTTCAACTTTTTTTAGCCTGTTTTTATGTGTTTGCAGGGATATGCAAATGAGGATGCATTGCCGGTGCCTGAGACAGGAACAAACCAGGTCAAGCTAGTACTTGAGCTGCAAAAGGAGAATCGTGAATTGCGAATGCAGCTAGCGCAACAGCACCAGAAACTTGTGACACTCCAAGCACAGTCATTAGCTCCCCCAACACCACCTTCAGCTACATCTCTTCTTTCCACTCCTCCAACTTCTGCACCGCCAAATCAAAAACGAAGGACCAGATCCTCTTTTTTTGCTGCAACTCATTTCACTCCAGAGACTAAGAACAAGGGAGATGAGGTAGCTGTCAGAATCAGAACACTTCAACAAAGAGTAAAAGCCTTGGAGACAGAGCTACATAGAGTGAAAAAAGATCACAGCTTGCAGCTAAAGCAGAAAGATGATGTCATTCGGGAGCTTTCGAAAAAGGGTGGGAAAAAGGTGGCAGCAGCAGGAGCTAGTCTACAGTCAAAGGAGGCCAACCCTGGAGAATTGAAGAGTCCAAGCCATCGTTTTCGGTCCCCAGTTCCAACGGCAAAGAAACGAAGCTTTTGGGACATAACCACTTCCAACAGCCCATCAGTTACCACATTGAATGGAAGAAAAACTAGAAGTTTTGTCATTTCTGAGCTTACTGCACATCCATCAAAGCTTCTTCAGGTTTAGTGTGTTTCTTCTTTCCTTACTTTTAACCTCTATATACATCagcataaaacaaaattaaatctacTCTTTAGTTAGTTCTCAGTACTCCAAATGTGactttttttcttatctttatCTCAAAGAAAAGAAGTCAACTATGGAAAAAATAACTAGCAtgccatttttttaattaaagtaaagaaccttttcttttcctttacgGTGTTACTGATCCGTCTTGTGGATTACATTATTCAGCCCGGGTTTGCTCGAAAAAAGGGTGATATTTAAATCTTCCAGGAAGGAGTTAGAAGAGGAAGTTTAAGGACATAATCTCAAGTACAGAAGGtctgctatttttttttcaagaccCTGATACGTCCTCAAATTCCTTCAGGTAACTGGTGGCTCAATATGAAAGAGATCTATGCAGGTCGGTGTGCTCCGCCTCCTTCCATCTTATCTCTTCTCGTGTAATTCAGTCATAGGAATTAGAATGATACTTTCTCTAGACCTAGTAATATAACCAAGGTGATGTTTTTTCACATGCTCACATCACATGCTTCATTGAAGCCTTTGAAGAAAAGTCCAAATCGTTATTATATTTGTACATTTGTTTTTTCGTTTTTCTAGTTTGATTTGGAAAATTAACTCCCCAGCTCACCAATCTTCAAACTAGGTTCATGATTGTTGAAAGATAAAAGATGTTCATAATGTTATCAAGTAAGTAAACCCAGGACAAGattaagtaattaaaaaaaaccttAACTTATGACAATAATAACCTAGCGATTATAGTTAGAGGAAATTACATTACTTCCAGACATATTTGAGACTGTGCATAATCTTTTATTAATGCTTACATCAACCCTCTTATTAATAATTAAGGGGAGTTAGTGTACaggtagaaaaaaaaagatccTTCCAAGAAAAATTCAAGAATGTGAGATTTAAAGCAAGTAAAGTGACTGAGTTGTTGGACTTTCCTGGTTTAATTTATGAAGAAAAGAAGTTATATTAATGTGGGGAAATCCTTGTCAACCACCAAGTCAAGGAGGATGTTAGTTCACCTTGTCTCCGTCCCCATAGAAGATGGGATGAGAGGGTGTTGGAGTTTAGagttcaaaatttaatattcatcTTCATATCTATAGAAGACTTACTTTTTGATATTTGATGTAAATCTTTAGACTTATACTTAGCATAAACATATCCTAACTCATCCTTGATCTTATCCATTTACATGGATTTAAGTTCAA harbors:
- the LOC137822487 gene encoding kinesin-like protein KIN-8A, which translates into the protein MPVSTRSQAPNESNSEHPHDVLKGKMKALMALYEEQKQKRVAAAPKNPSLGLSREKNGRRILVFVRVRPLAKKEAEAGARCCVRIVDRRDVYLTEFAAEKDYLRLKRLRGRHFTFDASFPDSATQQEVYSSTTSELVEAVLQGKNGSVFCYGATGAGKTYTMLGTVESPGVMVLAIKDLFSKIRMRSCDGNHAVHLSYLEVYNETVRDLLSPGRALVLREDKQGIVAAGLTQYRAYSTDEVMALLQQGNRNRTTEPTRANETSSRSHAILQVLVEYRVRDAAMNIINKMGKLSLIDLAGSERALATDQRTIRSLEGANINRSLLALSSCINALVEGKKHIPYRNSKLTQLLKDSLGGSCNTVMIANVSPSNLSFGENQNTLHWADRAKEIRTKGYANEDALPVPETGTNQVKLVLELQKENRELRMQLAQQHQKLVTLQAQSLAPPTPPSATSLLSTPPTSAPPNQKRRTRSSFFAATHFTPETKNKGDEVAVRIRTLQQRVKALETELHRVKKDHSLQLKQKDDVIRELSKKGGKKVAAAGASLQSKEANPGELKSPSHRFRSPVPTAKKRSFWDITTSNSPSVTTLNGRKTRSFVISELTAHPSKLLQPGFARKKGDI